Proteins from one Podarcis raffonei isolate rPodRaf1 chromosome 1, rPodRaf1.pri, whole genome shotgun sequence genomic window:
- the LOC128411282 gene encoding cytosolic phospholipase A2 beta-like: MGTAAEKKQLFPVSMVSVRIIKANIIPSGISLFPSNCYVTLHLPTASPEKFRTQTMKNSDKPVWNETFYFRIQTEIKNILQLEVCSANLTDKDDVLFVIFFDLEKVRPGITALELFSLKPEKEDCPHAYESLEVEFKLAETSGPLEQLISNGVLVARELSILEVKVKKEENEKLLKAKKNVVLTMRESYEGTQKTSEDVDSFCFHCIKSWGPVLKANIQSISCEEKNDSGHALILPLKLLPVGQQVKVTLPVLEGGALELYLKVIDCPQNLDVRLGYELCADEQDFLRKRKKIVADALNKLVNMRRGLFEDEVPVIAVMATGGGVRAMSGFYGHLLALQKLNLLDCISYITTASGSTWTMTDLYRNTDWSHENLEEAIKVAKSSMLKSKIDIISIDRLKYYHKELVERVKRGHLRSFTALWALVQEAFLHDKFNDSKLSEQRQALDQGQNPLPIYTAVNVKDKVSTFDFREWVDFSPYEVGFQKYGVNIRAEDFDSEFFMGKLVKKIPESRICYLEGIWTNIFCVNLMDGLYTASTTEEFWDQWAKDLAKSEEHEGYFTIYKPPTCGPGKLGEIFNDILTDRPLKGETHNFLQSLDFHKDYLQQKEFIEWRDTVFDASPNKLTPGDKSLCLIDIGFFVNTSIPPLLKPERNVDVIIIVNYDISSPFKQIRLTAKYCEEQSIPFPKVDLTEEDWKNPRECYVFSDEDNPQAPIVIYFPLVCASFKEYKAPGVKRTPSEMSGCEVNLGKDSPYKTIHLTYSEEDFDRLLNLCTYNILCSEGHILQAIQHAIQKKKNIWSQARKKFSHPEQGTN, from the exons AATATATTACAGCTGGAGGTCTGTAGTGCCAATCTAACCGACAAAGATGATGTACTTTTTGTTATCTTTTTCGATTTGGAAAAAGTCCGGCCTGGCATAACAGCTCTTGAGCTATTTTCCTTAAAACCAGAG AAAGAAGATTGTCCTCATGCTTATGAATCTCTGGAAGTGGAATTCAAGTTGGCAGAAAC TTCAGGACCTCTCGAGCAACTGATTTCCAATGGTGTTTTAGTG GCTCGTGAACTTTCCATCTTGGAAGTAAAGGTGAAGAAAGAAGAGAATGAGAAGCTTTTGAAAG CCAAGAAAAATGTTGTGCTTACCATGCGAGAGTCTTACGAAGGGACACAGAAGACGTCCGAAGATGTAGATTCCTTCTGCTTTCATTGCATAAAGAGCTGGGGGCCAGTGCTGAAAGCCAACATTCAG AGTATTTCATGTGAGGAGAAGAACGATTCAGGCCACGCtttaattctgcctttgaaattgcTTCCAGTGGGACAACAAGTCAAAGTAACTCTACCTGTGCTAGAG GGTGGAGCTTTGGAGTTGTACCTCAAGGTAATTGACTG TCCACAGAATCTTGATGTGCGTTTGGGATATGAGCTTTGTGCTGATGAGCAGGACTTCCTTCGCAAAAGGAAGAAGATCGTTGCTGATGCCTTGAATAAGCTTGTTAATATGAGACGAGGACTGTTTGAGGACGAG GTCCCCGTGATAGCTGTTATGGCAACAGGAGGCGGAGTTAGAGCCATGTCAGGATTCTATGGTCATCTCCTAGCACTCCAGAAACTCAACCTTTTGGATTGCATTTCATATATCACCACTGCTTCTGGGTCAACATG GACTATGACAGACTTGTACAGAAATACTGATTGGTCACATGAAAATTTGGAAGAAGCTATCAAAGTAGCTAAAAGCAGCATGTTGAAGAGCAAAATAGATATTATTTCCATCGATCGATTGAAGTATTATCACAAGGAGCTGGTTGAGAGGGTTAAAAGGGGGCACCTCCGATCTTTTACAGCTCTCTGGGCTCTTGTTCAAGAAGCTTTCTTACATGATAAA TTTAATGACAGTAAACTCTCAGAACAGCGCCAGGCTTTGGATCAAGGCCAGAACCCTTTGCCTATCTACACAGCTGTAAATGTCAAAGACAAAGTCAGCACCTTTGATTTCAGAG AATGGGTGGACTTCTCTCCTTATGAAGTAGGGTTCCAGAAATATGGTGTCAACATTCGTGCAGAAGATTTTGATAGTGAATTCTTCATGGGAAAGCTAGTGAAGAAGATCCCAGAATCCCGGATTTGTTATCTGGAAG GTATCTGGACTAACATCTTCTGTGTGAATCTTATGGATGGGCTGTATACTGCTTCAACGACAGAAGAATTTTGGGATCAATGGGCCAAAGACCTGGCCAAGA GTGAAGAACATGAAGGATATTTCACGATCTATAAGCCTCCAACTTGTGGGCCTGGAAAACTTGGTGAAATCTTTAATGATATTCTAACTGATCGTCCTTTAAAAGGGGAAACTCACAACTTCCTACAAAGTCTTGACTTTCATAAAGACTACTTGCAACAGAAAGAATTTATTGAATGGCGAG ATACTGTGTTTGATGCTTCTCCTAACAAGCTGACACCAGGGGATAAATCACTGTGCTTAATAGATATAGGCTTTTTTGTTAACACCAGTATTCCACCACTCCTTAAGCCAGAGAGGAATGTGGATGTCATCATCATTGTGAATTATGACATTAGTTCACCCTTCAAG CAAATACGTTTGACAGCCAAATACTGCGAAGAGCAAAGTATTCCTTTTCCCAAAGTTGACCTAACGGAAGAGGACTGGAAGAATCCCAGAGAGTGCTATGTGTTCTCAGACGAAGATAACCCACAAGCGCCAATTGTGATTTATTTCCCTCTAGTATGTGCCTCCTTCAAGGAGTACAAGGCACCAG gaGTGAAACGCACTCCTTCTGAAATGAGTGGATGTGAAGTAAACTTGGGTAAAGACTCGCCTTACAAAACAATCCATTTAACCTACAGTGAGGAGGACTTCGACAGACTCCTAAACCTGTGCACCTATAACATCCTCTGTAGCGAAGGCCACATCCTCCAGGCCATCCAGCATGCtatacagaagaagaaaaacatttggTCCCAGGCTAGAAAGAAATTCTCTCACCCTGAGCAGGGCACCAATTAG